The Epinephelus fuscoguttatus linkage group LG19, E.fuscoguttatus.final_Chr_v1 genome contains the following window.
CTAATAAGCACTGTTGGATATGTGTAAACGAAACATTGAGATAAATGTCACACCTAAAACTCTTAAAAGTAAGGTGTGGTTTGTTGGAAGGTTGGACACATAAAACTTAGGGAATCCTGAATGGAGTCTGGCATGGCATCCCCCTGCCCAACTTTGCCTAAGTTGCATTGTGGCCAAGCGAGGTGCTTAAAACTGGCACAGTGTGCTGTTTTCTGCGTGCATTTCTTTTGAAATACACTTTTGGTGGATTATATTTCGTCTGTCGAGTTCATCAGAGGGTCTGTTAAATATCTTGCGTCATATCGCGATAGATACACAGTGACGTTTGGTTGTAAAGAGGTACAACACTACCAGCAATCTGAATTGAGTTTGGAGTACTATGCTCTCTGTGCTAGTTTAATTCATTTTGAATCATCTAATATATCAGCCGAATTTATCATAAGACCCCATAAAATGTCCCAAACAATTTCTCAGCTGTCACAAAGTGACGTTTCATTAGTTGCAAAGCCAGATACATAAAACTAACAAAATTGTGAATGTAGCCTGGGGTGCTATTCTGTCTGTGGTATTTCTTTTGATTTACCTAACATATCTGCTGATTCATCAGAAGACCCATTTAAATGCCCCATGTTATACCTCAGGGATCAAAACATAATGTTAGGTTTGTTAACAAAGCGAGGTACATAAACCTGGCAGGAGTGGAGTTTGGAGTAGTGTCCTACACCTGGGTTTGCTGATGGTAGTTTTATCAGTTACATCTTATTATTTACATGTGTACACCgtgtaaacatttaaatgtcAGTCTGGGACAGCAGTAGTGTGGATTAGTGAGGCTCATATCTTGTACTCATAGCTCTTTGATAAATGAGACGTGTTTGCAAATGAGGCAAAGGTCAACACAACTGGTTGGCCACTCTTTACATGCGGTGCACTCCTACAGTGTCGCCGTCTGtccctgtttttttaaaaatctattaattttttaattgagtaatttttttttgcaagtcaCATGGAAACATCAGAACAAGTGACCAACAAATACAAGGGACcagcatgaaaacaaacaacagggGAACTGTCCTTTTTAAGTAGTCATTGGCCAAGTCCAAGAAGAATAGagcaataatataatataatcatgTCATGACAAGCTTTTCAGGACGTATATTGCTATTACTTATTGGTTAAAATCTTTACAGCTCTCTTAAATTTGTCTGATTGTAAGGGATGGACATgaatttagtttttttaaataattattacAACATCGATACAGGGCCAGCAATGATTGATTTGTGACTAATATAAACCAATTGATTGATTATttggtcaataaaatgtcacaaaacagtgacaaatagTAGAGTCCATCACggtgatgtcatcagatgtgttgttttgtctgaccagtagtccaaaacccaaatatgTGCAGTTTAGTATcatagaaaacaaagacagcCATCGAATCTTTAAAGAACTGGAACAACAGAATCCTTcatgtttttgctttaaaatgacTTGAACAAATCAATGATCTTAGCTAGCGCTGCtgatttaattttctttaaatGAATTATTCCAGTTGTTGCAACAGAACAAATGCACAGTAGTATAACCAAGTGTTAATTTGAGGTGTAACTTTGAAAAACAATgcaaacatgaaacaaatatGACTTTAAAGGGAAATGGCAAATGGGCAATGGTGCAATAACTTCCACATATAAGTGACCTATAAATATTCTCTACTTTATATAGTATTtaagaaattaaattattacATGCTGAACAAGAAAAAATAACCAGCAACAATTCTGTGGCCGCAGTTTTTCCAAAGTGATGATTTTCTGttcatttatgtcattttaaatggaataattttatttaattttttagttttgtttccactggtaagaaaaaacaagtcatttgcagatgtcactttgggcatttttcacaatttccTATGTCTTACTGACCAAATGATTAATCGAGAAAATCGTTGTCagattttcttgtttgttgcaGCTGTGCGTTGTTTCATATGTCTTGCACAGGAAACATGTCAGATCCAGTTCACAGTGAGTTGCTATACAGAGTAAGAACAAGACCGCTTAAACTAAATCATTGTCAGCTGATGAAGTCAGGATATCAGCTACTTTCTCCACAACAGAAGCATCCTCGGTTACACACACAGCATCTGAGAGGAAAATGAAATGTAGGCTACATTTTATCAATGCTTTAAAGAACAACCAGGAGGGAATGTGCTGTTATTGTGCGTGCTGAATTTGTAACTatgcaaatatctccaacaGGAAAACTAATGTGTGTGCACTGTAGAAAAGGTCTGAGAATTTTTCTGCACGAGGATGCACTAATTGTTGACCACATCAGCATGTCTTAGTCATGAGTTCCTCGACAGAAATGATTGTTCCATGTTGGAATCACATTGGATCACATGACTGTAGTTTCATTATGTCATGTCACACCGGCTTCTCCTTtctctgcctcttcctcttcttcagctcAGGGTCTTCAGCTCAGTGCAGCTTCATAGCAGCAACAGaagcttttatgtttttctctttcagacAGTGAAGTTGTTTTTAAGGCCACCTGCATCAGTTTTGTCTCAAATAATACACGGAATCTtatatttactcaagttctGTCATTTTTAACCAGTTAGCTtaatttagcttagcttagcataaagactgaatataaggggggggggagggggcagCTAGCCTGGCTGTTGTTAAAGCTGCCAGTAAATGAGCAGAAACTCCAGGAAGTCTCTTTGATTGTTTGTAACACCGATATCACAGAGACTAAATCTCTGTTAAATCTGTTCATCTGTAATGAAATATTCATGCCCTGTTACCTTCAGTATGTGAAGAGATCTtcatttttcttgcatgcctccatggatAATAGCAAACATATTGACATATTGACTGGttggggaccatgtttaacagcaaataatataataaaacatccgtttacaaactctcatacaactcatgcagtataatctaagtctcatCTGTCCAGTCATATGCTtggtacttcccaaacacatgcatttttactaaaaaaaaatacaccttaCATTCTTAACTAAACCAAAAGTGAAACTTCtctttgctctcttcaaagccagactctaatACTAAGGTTTTTTAGTCATTGCGTgcgtttgggaagtactgaacatacatctgcataaatgagacttggattatactgtttctgttaaacgtggtccccaGTCATTTATAAATCATTATGTTTGTAGTTTTtcgtggaggcatgcaagaaaaacaaagttttcttctcaAATTTGAGGTAACTCAACATGATAAACTGTTTTACAAATGGTTAATTTTGTGGCTGGAGCAGTCCTTCAAGAatagttttgaggtacttgtacttcactTCAGTGTTTCCACTTAATGCAGCTTTATACTTTGACTCCaccacatttatctgacagctgcagTTACTATGAAATGTGATCATCATATTAAATATGCTTGTTATAGATGAAATAAACAGTTGAGCTATACCACTACAACATGCAGATGCTACTTAGATGGTAGTGAAACAGAATAGTAATGATATGAATAATGAATATATAAGAGTATTTGTACAATGTGGTTATGATACTGGAGATACTGGAAAAGTTGAGTACTTCTCCCACTACTGGATATAGTATCTCTGTCTGAGGAAGTAATAATGAACTTTAAGGGAACGGTCTGTCTCTGTTGATAAGCTTtaaatgtacttttatttaatattGCAAGACAGTACACCACAAACAGTTCTACTTTTAAAGGCACTGTTTTATGATTGGCCtcccattttaattttcatgcaAGTATCTTGCATGACCTACTGCTTCAGTTGTACAGTAAGGCTGTACTGGAACCAGATCAAACTGTGGTAAACAGGATTTTCCAGTGTAGCTGCTGCCACTGTTTAGACTGCTACTTCAGGTCAAACATTTCATCACACCATACAAGTCACTGTTGTTCTGTGTTGTACTTTTGAAATCATTTATAGTTGTTGTGAACAATTTCAATCCTCGTCTttgatgatgattttttaaaaatgtgtttgagcCTACCTATTGCCCTAAAGATTTATAGATTGTCTACATGACTCAGTGTTTCACTTTTTTCCCGTTTCTAGTTTTTGATTTGTTGTAATAGCACACAGTAAGTTTCTCTCTTTATGTTGATAAAGGTTGGTGAGCTATAAAGATATGAGAGCCAGTGATGGAGTCTATAAaactcttattttttttaaaaaaaaaaaaaaaaaaaggatgtagGGCACAGATTCATACAAACAAAGTAGTGATTTCTGTCCCAACTTCACTGACTTCCAGGTGCATGGAGAAGGAAAAATGTCTGAAGAGGTCaaaactccagcaacactaaaagtaaaagtaagagCAAAGTAAGAGCAACTTCATTGTGAGACCAGAGCATATAAATGAGATGGGGAAGTGCTGCTGGAGTTTTTACCGTGTCAGATTTGTAAAACAACCGTGTACAAGGTTCTGTTTATAAATCTCTTTAATCACTCCTTTTCTTATCAATACCTCCGTCACTTTCATCACTCTGAAGATCTGTCAGTGAAAAGAATGGCACAGGAACAGTGTGATTTTACTGGTTGTGTTGCATCAGTGAGGTTCAGTCATACGTGTCCAATATGCACTGATGTGGTTATGTATTGTACAGCTGCAGCATCATTGATCCAAATCACTGTCAGTCAGCATTATTATTAGTAATATAAAGGGAATAAATGTGCGTCTGTTAATATTTTAGAGATAGCTTTATAGAAAGTGGTAACCCAGAAACAAATTGTGtcttaatattaaatatttttctgtcaCCACCATATGATCCCATCCTCAGATCTCTCTAGAGAACCATGTGGTTTTTTTATTAGATAATAGACAGGAAATAAATTTGCAGCTACAATGGATAAATCATTTCAGTAATTTCTTTAAGCTAGTATGCCAATACTTTCCTTgttcagcttcttaaatgtgaagattcactgtttttctttgtgacaGATGAATCAAAACAAGATGTTGGTTTTGTCCtcaacatttttcactattttctgacatttatgcACTAAACAGTAAAcgggaaaaataaaaagcagcgtagtccttgataaagttaatttCTAGCTGTAGTTATGTAGAGGTGTACTTATGTTCTATGTGTGTCTGATATGTTGTATTTGATAAATATATTGTGCAATAAACCAATAAAACCAAATGAATGACACATTTATGGACTGTCTGTCAACATTTCACTGAATAATAATTATGATGAACTAATCATCTTCACTGATCTCCCTCCTCAGCAGCAGCCATGTCTCTGGGCGAGCCCACATCGGATTCTGCGCCATTCTTCTCAGATGACAGTGAGGCGGAGGGTCCAGAGGAGCAGGGCGGGGCTGCGGCTCAGCGGCCCCAGGAGGAGCCGGCCAGCGGGGTGTCTAGCGTCCGAGCGCTGCTGACCGTCTTCATCCTCTGCTACATCAACCTGCTCAACTACATGGACAGGTTCACTGTGGCAGGTACAGTACACCTCCTGCTGCACCGTCACAGCCAATCAAAGGATTGTACCCTGATCACTGGTTTCCTGAAATATTAGTAAATATTAGAGATGTTTATTCCAGCAGACAATATAAGATGTTTTTATGCAATAACATCTTTAGGCAAGACTGATTTAAGAAGCTATAtttaacagaaaatgttttatcttaGAGTCATCTCCTGATAATTtactggagagaaaaaaaatgataataagtGATGATATAAAGAAAGAAGCAAGAAATTTCCCTGAGAGTAATGCTAAATTTAAACCTCCAAAAATATTAACTAATCATTCATTTACTATTAAAAACTTAATTATTCTAAAATGTTAAATGGTGGGCTTGCCTTTGGACATACTGGACTTTAACAATTTCGGCCAATAACTGCGCATCAACTAAAGACTGGAAATTAATTTTAACAGTGACTATATTTTCCATATACGTTGTACCAAATACTTGGaagtaaaagttttttttaggaAAGTTGGAATTTATTCATAAATTTTCCAGAAATTGGGAGCCTGGTAAAATAAAAGCCATTTTATTGGACCAATAAGCAGAATAAACAGACTCATTTGAATATGCAATAAATCATACTTGATAgaagtttaaatgtttttgttcaaCAGGTGAAAAGATTTGTCTTTAAATGCTCCGTCATTCAAGGGTTAGATGCTTAAAGTTATGATGGCGgcactaatgattatttttgtcaGCGAATTATCACAGTTTCTTTAGTTTAAGCTGACACTtttagatgttttgttttgtctgactaaACAATATTTAGTTTACTgaaacaaaatacacattttttgttaaatatgaCAACAAATCGATCATTAAAATGATTAGTTGTTTTACTGTTGCgtgagaagaaaaataaaaccactGTGTTGACTCCACCAGGTGTTCTCCCCGACATTGAGCAGTATTTTGGGATTAATGATGAGAAGTCGGGCTTGCTCCAGACAGGTAAGAAGTCAATGAAAACAATGCTAAAAGGTGTTTAAGATCCATCACATCGCTGAAACACCATGCAGAAATGACCTCAGGTCCGCACTGTAAAGATTATATGTTGTTGTATATCATAAAACAACTTCTTTAAATCAGTGACAGGATGTCGACAAAAGAGCATTAATAGTCTCTGTGaggaactgtttttgtttttgtttttttttctcaaatataGATAGAGGAGTTGTTGTTCAAACAAATACTTATCAGATAATCAGAATAAACaaagttttatatttatttattcacagttctgttttcttttctttttttaaagattatttttggctttttgcctttaatgaacagaaCAGAGTGAaacggggagagagagagagtgggggttgacatgcagcaaagggttgcaagccggagtcgaacctgcgaccgctgcagtgaggcatcacctctatacatggggcaccggcactatccactacgctaccgacgccccacacAGTTCTGTTTTCAAAGTTAATTGAtatcaaaatgtcacagtagACTCCAGGGAAGTAACGATTTTAAAATTATCTGAAAACTTCGAAAATATTTTTGCACCACATTCACTTTGAAGTGTTGTAgatttgtttttatgcctctgcacagGTGATAGCCGTGGCCtgaagcattatgttttcaaatTGTCTGTTTGTCCATACGTACGTACATACATGTGGACAGTCGGACAGACAGACGTCCTATTCTTGTGACCACGACcactgattagactttggtggtcaaaggtcaagtgacactgtgaccttgcatccatttcTTTTCCTTGTTCCATTTCATGAATGGGAATTTCCTCAGATTTGACAGAAACATCCACTTGTGCTCAAGAATTAATTGTATGAATTTAGTGATTGaaggtcataggtcaaggtcactgtgacctcacaaaacatgtattgggccataactcaagaattcatacagtaattatgacaaaattcaacacaaatgtctaacaggataaaataatgaagtgatgacattttatatccaaaaggtcaaagctcaacttcactgtgatgtcacaatgtTCTACAAAAGCATTATACTTAACTCAGCCTcatatctcaaaaacagaacaggagacatttggtcagatactgaattggtgacactaatcttgggtgtccactttgaaacagtgctgattgtacagatcttctgtgctgctgggaggaagatgtgtgtgtgaagcaccaCCAAGTGGTAATGCTAGATGTTTCTGAGACTGTAAGTGAGTTTAACACAGGATTTTACCATCTCTATAATAAGTAACAATACAAAATCTGCTCTAAATACCAGTGGTGAGCAAGTATTTACatcctttacttcagtaaaagtgcTGATACCAAACTGTAAAAGTACTCTCtgacaagtaaaagtcctgcattgaaaatggaACTTCAGTAAAAGCATGTAAGTATGATCAGGAAAATGTAcctaaagtattaaaagtaaaaaaataaataaataaattaaaaaaaaaatcctctgtgATTGGACGTTGATGAATCCACTTATCGGTTCAGCTGTACTTGTATAAACTGTCTGGGTTTTGTGTGTAACATCTTGATTTGTAAAATAACTGGACTGTCAGATATATTTGATATTTATAATATTTCCCTCTTAGATGGAGTAGATTAGAAGTGAAAAGTACTTGTACTTAACTTCAGTACAGTgattgagtaaatgtactcagttactttCATTCCTGAGAGTGCTCGCCTTTTTGTTTCCTTCCAGTTTTTATCTGCAGTTACATGTTCTTGGCTCCGGTCTTTGGATACCTGGGCGACAGGTACAACAGGAAGATCATCATGAGTGTTGGCATCACATTCTGGTCTTTGGTGACTCTTGCCAGCTCCTACACCCCCAAAGAAGtaagttcttcttcttcttgattTCCTCCTGCATGATGACATAAATACTGAACCACATTGACGCCAAAAcagtttttgctttaatttgatTGTTGAAATCCTCCTCCCTTGCTTCCCATTTTGCAGCATTTCTGGGCCCTGCTGTTGACCCGAGGCCTGGTTGGAGTCGGCGAGGCCAGTTACTCGACCATCGCTCCCACCATCATTGCTGACCTCTACGTGAAGGGAAAGAGGACAAATATGCTCTCCATTTTTTATTTCGCCATCCCTGTCGGCAGGTGGGTTTAATACACAGGGCATCCTTTGGGTctgacagatttatttattttatattgtccTCTGTGGAGTCTGGAGGGTGCTGATGGAAGGATTATAGCCCTTTGAAAACtcttaacttttgtttttgttattcctTTTCCATATTGTGATTGCTCTGATTTAACTAACCTGTCTTCATTATCTAAgaaaggaggagctgaagagcTTTCAGCGGGTTTTGGCCTGTTATTGTGAGACtccatttgaaaataaaaattgctgACTTCAACATATAAAGACGGAAGAAGGAaatgaaataattaattttgaaaattaaattactTAACATTGCATTATTATTGCATTAAATGCAGTTTTAATTTCATAATTCAAGCTAACTTTTTTTGGATGTTAAAAGTCTGGTGACACACTTCAGGATCCACATGTTTGTAGCTTATAAATGCTGCTGAGGGTCAGACAGCCATTGTTAAATTATGTTAAATTATTCCTGTTAACATTATTTTGCCTGCCTTCTGTTAACTTTGGTAGCTCCTCACTAAAGTAAAATTGACGTACAATCAAAGAGCGTAAATGTGCACTTGAACacgatttatctttttatttattaatgtcaAACATTAACTGTTTCATCTGACCTTCTTGTCGATATCTTTTCTTCCTGTCAGTGGTCTCGGATACATCGTGGGATCACAAGTCGGTAACTTAGCGAAGGACTGGCACTGGGCTCTGCGGGTAAGTCTGACAGTTTTTATTATGCCTCCGACGTGCTGGCGACACCTGTGGCCAGAGACATTGTGTTTTCAGGTCGTCCGTCCCATTCTCAAGAATGgctgacagacatggatgtaaactgtaactataactTGACTGGTTTTTGGAGGCGTACAACCATGAGGTGGTAATTTTAGTTTTTCCTGATGTAAGCTGACATgctggtgttgttgtttgtgccCAGGTTGTGTTCTACCTGTACGCTCCTCTCACATTGTCCCCCGTCCTCAGGTGACTCCAGGGTTGGGACTGATtgcggtgctgctgctgctgttcgtGGTCCAGGAGCCTAAAAGAGGAGCCGTTGAAGCTCGGCCGGAGCATCACCTGCACCAGACCAGCTGGCTGACTGACCTGAAGGCCTTGAGCAAGAAGTAGGCTCAATAGCACACACTTCTGCTATCATTCATTTGGTCAACTgcaaatttggttaaaaaaaaattgcgcCAATAGAATACAAAATCATATATGTGGGTGCTGCAGCATTAGTGCATCTTGTGGCCTCATTGTAGTTTTAAAACTTATTTAGAAATGGTAGGGTCTTATTATTTTAGTGGCAGCTTGGAGGCTACAGGGTACGTACATAGTGACATAATATGCCTACATCAGCTTCCACATGAGATGTGTACATAATTAAAGTCATATATACAGTTTAGTATGATAGATTGATACACATACAAAACTTCAATGACAATGTACTCATAAATGAACCTGAGCATCCTGCATTTATTCTTCCTTTCATATAAACTGTGCTCAGTCTTAGTTACTGCTCTTTTCCCCTCAGTTTTTATAGTGGAACTAACACCCAGCTAAACCAAGAGCAGTCTGATCCAATAAATCCTCCCGTCATGAAGGTTATGATGTTCAGTTTGTGTTGACGCTGTTTCACAGAGGGGTTGATTCAACAGTGTGATCATTATGCCTCCATGCTGGCAATAGCCATAGCCAGAGGCTGTTTTCGGGCTGTTCATCTGTACATCTGTCTGTACGtatgtcccattcttgtgaacgcaatatctcaagaatgccttgagggaatttcttcaaatttggcacaaattttcacttggactcaaagatcaAGGTTACaatgaccttgtctgtctccttcttgtgaatgtgatatcttaagaataccttgagggaataCCTTGATGTCAGgagcagaagaggagacatttaaacagacactgaattggtgacactaatcttgggtgtccactttgtaactgtgctgattgtatagatcttctgtgtgaagcatccatgttttcacagacatcgatgtaaactgtaagagaaacttgactggtgcgtaGAGGCATGCCACCGCGGGGCAGtaattgtagtttttaaggaTGTAATTTGTGGTGCAGCTGAACTGAGAGGTGTCTGTATCAGTGAGTGTAAACACCTCTGCCTGTTTCACCAAATTCATAACCTGAGATCTTTTCATCTTCTTGCTTATTTTGACGCATTTCACGAATCAGAGCAATACTTGTGTGCTAGCATGCAAGAGGATTTTTGTAAAGCGTGACGCTGCCTTCGTTTGCAATCTGCAGTGCTTTGCACATTTCTTCTGTGAAATGGTGCTTTGTGGCTCTTTCTGTAAGCCATCCTGTCATGTCTGAGTCACCGTGGAACATCTGCATCATGGAAACCTACATTTGACTGACAGAAAGTCATTTAACAGATACACAGAACAACAAtgtgacgtgttttatgtctgaAAAGATCTTCAGATTAATGAACTAACTTTACATAATATATAAAACATCCTGTCAGAAACAGTCAAGTCTCCTTATatggttttttgttttcatgcatgTTGCAGCACTAAAATGTTTatgctttgtgtttgttgatgGAGTTTAGCCGCATAATGACCTAAGATTGTCTCACAGTTTGAGTTGTTCACCTTCTGatccgtctctgtttcctctgcagctaCAGCTTTGTGTTGTCCACCTTCGGCTTCACAGCAGTGGCGTTTGTCACCGGCTCTCTGGCTCTTTGGGCTCCTACATTCCTCTTCAGAGCGGCCGTCTTCAACGGAGAGAGATCTCCCTGTGTGGAGGGAAACTGTGCCTCCTCCGACAGGTAACATGCTGTTACACCCTGAAACAGTCGCACCTTGTCATTATGTTTTCACATAGATCTCTGCTGGAGAGGAACAGATTTGTGTGGGGGTTTGACAGAAGGAGCAGCACCCTGACGCTGTGTTTCTCTTCTGACAGTTTGATTTTTGGGACCATCACCGTCGTCACAGGTGTGCTGGGCGTGGCCAGTGGCGTGCAGGTCAGTCGGTATCTGAGGACGAGGAACCCCAGGGCTGACCCGCTGGTGTGTGCCGCCGGTCTGCTCCTCTCAGCACCTTTCCTCTACCTGGCCATCGTCTTTGCTCAGGCCAGCACCATCGCCACATACGTGAGTCCTCCTCAAGTCTTATTTTCATCACGTGCAGTAAATAGATCATGTAAGAGATGATCTGTGGTCTTTACACACATGCTTAGTTACTTTCTGCCACTGATAATCATGATGTCTGTCCCCTCAGGTCTTCATCTTCCTCGGGGAGACCTTCCTGTCCATGAACTGGGCCATCGTGGCTGATATTCTTCTGGTGAGAACTTGTCTCCTTTTTCCACTAGAGTTTGTTCACTCTGTTGACCTACAACAGTATTATCACATGACTCTCTTGGCAGCACTTGCTAGAACATCTTAGTTATTAATTACGTAGTGTGATATAGTGGTGTTAAAATTAATTATCTGACAGTAATTTTTTCTTCTTAATAGTTAAATTTTAAGGCAGTTTTAagctttccttccttcctctccttcctcatctCATGAAAAGTCACATTTCATTACACTGTTAGGGCCACAAATTATTTTCTCTAATCATTTACTTCTTTATACATATTTAATGAGCACTGTTGGAGGTAGCCTGAGATCTGAGATTTGCGTTGCCAATAAATGTTTTCCTGTAATTGTTGTGTATGTGACAAAATAACTTGCTCCTTGTTCTCATTGTCTTTGTCTGTATTTCAGTACGTTGTCGTTCCCACTCGTCGCTCCACAGCAGAAGCTCTGCAGATCGTCATCTCACATCTACTGGGAGATGCAGGAAGTCCATACCTGATAGGAGTGGTAcattgctgcacacacacacacatgcacacaaacacacacacaaaacaacatggtTAAACAATATATGACAACATAGCTTGACATTTTATGCCTTTATAGAGAGATGCATCAAAGTTAATTTGAGGATAAACCCCTTGAGATGCACCATCTGGTTTTCCTCAGGCACAGAAACATGGAAATTAACAGATACTTTGACAAAAACTAAACACGTATGTCTTTTGTCCAACCAGCAGCCTAAATCTATTACTAATACATTACAGTTATTACATTACtgaaaggaaaagcagcaaatcttcacacTAGTGATGCTGAACCATGAAATGTCTTTACATGAAGAGTccaatttattttgtgtcaccgacTCATTAATTAATGGACTaattgtttaatctgtacatgTGTAAACTGTTGGGTAGTTCAGTTTATaacaaaacatcatattttataaactcTTC
Protein-coding sequences here:
- the spns1 gene encoding protein spinster homolog 1, with amino-acid sequence MSLGEPTSDSAPFFSDDSEAEGPEEQGGAAAQRPQEEPASGVSSVRALLTVFILCYINLLNYMDRFTVAGVLPDIEQYFGINDEKSGLLQTVFICSYMFLAPVFGYLGDRYNRKIIMSVGITFWSLVTLASSYTPKEHFWALLLTRGLVGVGEASYSTIAPTIIADLYVKGKRTNMLSIFYFAIPVGSGLGYIVGSQVGNLAKDWHWALRVTPGLGLIAVLLLLFVVQEPKRGAVEARPEHHLHQTSWLTDLKALSKNYSFVLSTFGFTAVAFVTGSLALWAPTFLFRAAVFNGERSPCVEGNCASSDSLIFGTITVVTGVLGVASGVQVSRYLRTRNPRADPLVCAAGLLLSAPFLYLAIVFAQASTIATYVFIFLGETFLSMNWAIVADILLYVVVPTRRSTAEALQIVISHLLGDAGSPYLIGVVSDSLRKRDSFLWQFRSLQLSLLLCAFVSVIGGGFFLATALFIENDRNRAENYVPTDDEPIVVPKSGRSTRVPVSSVLI